From Thalassoglobus sp. JC818, one genomic window encodes:
- a CDS encoding CsgG/HfaB family protein yields the protein MKSAILFLILAISTGCSHTAVVHCWEPAEIEVKGMHRIVVTDFVGDKGQGIAGSLSALLHDNEFYTIVDSSELQSTIVSVGYQDRPSMDDLISSARSAGVDGIIFGEVIEYDCNDQVLRTSELNVLTQDALDDNLFDSTEFDARTNESLLREGSVTLAFRLVEVETGEVLAAKSVNRNFSGRLDSGSAQLPSRGELLHELTESCLQEFVNMMAPHERPCEMSLATCDFWVKGYRDVRSGVKWALADDWKKAEASWQQAVKENPQNDAALFNLSIAATRRQDYFTAETYALDAIKAEHKDCYTAGLEKIRERRKACEQANAQRDSRVTSVSPAILHR from the coding sequence TCACTGCTGGGAGCCAGCCGAAATCGAAGTCAAAGGGATGCACCGGATTGTGGTGACCGACTTCGTTGGAGACAAGGGCCAGGGAATCGCCGGATCTCTTTCGGCACTGCTGCACGACAATGAATTCTACACGATTGTCGATTCTTCTGAGCTGCAATCGACGATTGTTTCTGTCGGGTATCAGGACCGCCCATCAATGGACGATCTGATTTCCTCAGCCCGGTCCGCCGGAGTGGATGGAATCATCTTCGGTGAAGTCATTGAATACGACTGCAACGATCAGGTGCTTCGAACCTCAGAGTTGAATGTTCTCACCCAGGACGCACTCGACGACAACCTTTTCGACAGCACTGAATTCGACGCACGCACGAACGAGAGTTTGTTGAGAGAAGGTTCCGTCACACTGGCATTTCGACTGGTTGAAGTGGAGACAGGAGAGGTCCTCGCAGCCAAGTCTGTAAATCGAAATTTCAGCGGGCGACTTGATTCTGGCTCAGCACAACTTCCATCGCGTGGAGAACTCCTTCACGAACTGACGGAGTCATGCTTGCAAGAGTTCGTCAACATGATGGCCCCTCACGAACGACCATGCGAGATGTCGCTGGCGACCTGTGACTTTTGGGTCAAAGGCTATCGGGATGTTCGCTCCGGAGTGAAATGGGCCCTCGCCGATGACTGGAAGAAAGCCGAAGCGAGTTGGCAGCAAGCTGTCAAAGAGAATCCGCAGAACGACGCGGCACTCTTCAATCTCTCAATCGCTGCCACGCGACGGCAGGATTACTTCACAGCTGAAACGTATGCTCTCGACGCGATCAAAGCCGAGCATAAAGATTGCTACACGGCTGGACTCGAGAAGATCCGCGAACGTCGTAAAGCTTGCGAGCAAGCGAACGCTCAGCGTGACTCACGAGTCACTTCTGTTTCGCCCGCCATTCTGCACCGATAG
- a CDS encoding DUF1549 and DUF1553 domain-containing protein, with protein sequence MNDLSKLLSKLCCSVFCISVLSWTGLELAHASKPSASNESETEHVSLDEPEITEADRDYWAYQPVERPPVPEVANIDLCNNPIDQFIIARLEDKGLKPVPLATKQQLIRRVTFDLIGLPPTQSEIAEFLEDNSPDAYERLVTALLNRPGYGERWAQHWLDLVRFAETDGFEHDHVRPEAWRYRDWVIKAFNDGLPYDEFLRLQIAGDEIAPDSSDALIATGFLLAGPDMPDINLQEERRHNFLNGIAANIGEVILGLRFGCAQCHHHRTDPISQQDFYRIRSFFEPLDLFKDHSLPEAGAEPSKARVAKNLAKNVPVSKVYMKGDFRRPGPEISPQFPRVIQTNAELQELDESAHGRRIAFAQWLTAPDHPLTARVIVNRIWHHHFGEGLIGTTSDFGWMGDSATHPKLLDWLAAELIDSGWNLKALHSLIVNSATYQRASLPTENLSAEDKAIWEELIEQDRNNRLLGRRNRRRLESEAIRDSMLSVSGELNRQTGGPGVRTELPKAVTSTLLKNHWKVTEDPAEHDRRTIYLFMRRNLRLPFLEAFDKPDANLSCPVRSKTTIAPQALHLLNSDFARERATAFAARLTQEVDSGADSQPERINLAYDLCFSRKPNVQELTNCLAFLNDHPDDEVALIDLCHALMNLNEFIYID encoded by the coding sequence GTGAACGATCTTTCGAAACTGCTGTCAAAACTCTGTTGCTCCGTCTTCTGCATTTCCGTCCTGAGTTGGACAGGTTTGGAACTCGCACACGCTTCCAAACCGTCAGCGAGTAACGAATCTGAAACGGAACATGTCAGCCTCGACGAACCGGAGATAACGGAAGCAGATCGCGACTATTGGGCTTACCAACCGGTGGAGCGCCCTCCTGTACCGGAAGTGGCCAACATTGACCTCTGCAACAATCCGATCGACCAATTCATTATCGCTCGATTGGAAGACAAAGGTCTGAAACCCGTTCCGCTGGCGACCAAACAACAGTTGATCCGGCGAGTCACATTCGACTTAATCGGACTGCCTCCCACGCAAAGTGAGATCGCAGAATTTCTGGAAGACAACTCTCCGGATGCGTACGAGAGACTTGTCACGGCGCTCCTGAATCGCCCCGGCTATGGCGAAAGATGGGCGCAGCACTGGTTGGACCTCGTTCGCTTCGCAGAAACCGACGGGTTCGAACATGATCATGTGCGTCCCGAAGCTTGGAGATATCGAGACTGGGTCATCAAAGCGTTCAACGATGGTCTACCTTACGACGAGTTTCTGCGACTTCAAATCGCCGGTGATGAAATCGCTCCCGACTCATCAGATGCTCTCATCGCGACGGGATTTCTTCTCGCGGGTCCAGATATGCCCGATATCAACCTTCAGGAAGAACGACGCCACAACTTCCTGAACGGCATCGCAGCCAACATTGGTGAAGTCATTCTGGGTCTTCGTTTCGGATGTGCCCAATGCCACCATCACCGGACTGATCCAATCTCGCAGCAGGACTTCTATCGTATCCGTTCTTTCTTCGAACCACTCGATCTGTTCAAAGACCATTCACTACCCGAAGCAGGCGCAGAACCTTCAAAAGCCCGCGTCGCCAAGAACCTCGCGAAGAATGTCCCTGTGAGTAAGGTCTACATGAAGGGAGACTTCCGCCGCCCGGGACCAGAGATCTCTCCACAGTTTCCTCGAGTCATTCAAACGAATGCTGAGCTGCAGGAACTGGATGAATCGGCGCACGGTCGACGAATTGCATTCGCGCAGTGGTTGACGGCTCCCGATCATCCATTGACCGCACGAGTCATTGTGAATCGCATCTGGCATCACCATTTCGGGGAAGGTCTGATTGGAACCACGAGCGACTTCGGTTGGATGGGGGATTCCGCCACACATCCCAAACTGCTCGATTGGCTCGCTGCGGAACTCATCGACTCGGGCTGGAACCTGAAGGCACTCCACTCACTCATTGTGAATTCCGCGACGTACCAGCGTGCGAGTCTTCCCACCGAAAACCTGTCAGCAGAAGACAAGGCCATTTGGGAAGAACTCATTGAACAGGATCGGAACAACCGCCTGCTCGGTCGACGCAACCGGCGACGACTCGAATCAGAAGCGATTCGTGACAGCATGCTCTCCGTGTCGGGAGAATTGAACCGTCAAACCGGCGGACCGGGAGTTCGCACCGAACTTCCCAAAGCAGTGACGTCGACGCTCCTGAAAAACCATTGGAAGGTCACTGAAGATCCTGCTGAACATGATCGGCGCACGATTTATCTGTTCATGCGAAGAAACTTGCGATTGCCGTTCCTCGAAGCCTTCGACAAACCCGACGCCAATTTGAGCTGTCCAGTCCGAAGCAAGACAACCATCGCTCCTCAAGCACTGCACTTGCTCAACTCAGATTTTGCAAGAGAACGCGCAACAGCCTTTGCAGCGAGGTTGACTCAGGAAGTCGATTCAGGAGCCGACTCGCAGCCCGAACGCATCAACCTCGCGTACGATTTGTGCTTCAGTCGAAAACCGAACGTGCAAGAGCTTACGAACTGTCTCGCCTTTTTGAACGATCATCCTGACGATGAAGTCGCTCTTATCGACTTGTGCCACGCCTTGATGAATCTCAACGAGTTTATCTACATCGACTGA
- a CDS encoding PfkB family carbohydrate kinase: MKDKSGHILGLGLVVVDHIMTVERYPNVDSKNEAVASLTQIGGPVPIALSQLVKFGHRCRFIGSWGSDPWGQLVENSLSQRGIEFEHSIDTSQATSVSQVWLEQPSGRRTSCTVRNCRTGIETRLRKEDLSQCQLLHLDGWPGEIAIETARVVKSHGGLVAIDTGSPKPGVDEILKLADIVNAPRKFAEQFMGESDIQRASRAIAEYGPKVVCVTDGENGAAMFADGETRFEPATRPPQVVDTNGAGDCFSGALIHGVLQQWSPERILRFCTVSAGIKCTRLGNDEALPTLEQVEQTISDRS; the protein is encoded by the coding sequence TTGAAGGATAAATCAGGTCACATTCTCGGCCTCGGTCTTGTGGTGGTCGATCACATCATGACAGTCGAGAGATATCCGAACGTCGACTCCAAGAACGAAGCGGTCGCGTCACTGACTCAAATTGGAGGTCCGGTGCCCATTGCGCTTTCGCAACTGGTGAAGTTTGGACACCGGTGTCGCTTCATTGGAAGCTGGGGAAGTGACCCGTGGGGACAGCTGGTTGAGAACTCGCTCAGCCAGCGCGGGATTGAATTCGAACACTCGATCGACACTTCGCAAGCAACGTCTGTCTCCCAAGTCTGGCTGGAACAACCTTCGGGGAGACGGACTTCCTGTACGGTTCGAAACTGTAGAACAGGGATCGAGACGCGGTTAAGGAAAGAAGACCTTTCACAGTGCCAGCTTCTGCATCTAGATGGCTGGCCGGGTGAGATAGCGATTGAAACAGCGAGAGTAGTCAAATCTCATGGAGGTTTGGTGGCGATCGATACCGGTTCACCGAAGCCGGGAGTCGACGAAATTCTGAAACTCGCCGACATCGTGAATGCTCCGCGGAAGTTCGCCGAGCAATTTATGGGAGAGTCGGACATTCAGAGAGCATCTCGAGCGATTGCGGAGTATGGGCCGAAAGTCGTCTGCGTGACGGATGGAGAGAATGGCGCTGCGATGTTTGCAGATGGCGAAACTCGATTCGAACCTGCGACGAGACCGCCGCAAGTGGTCGATACGAACGGGGCAGGGGATTGCTTTTCGGGTGCGCTGATCCACGGCGTTTTGCAGCAATGGTCCCCTGAGCGAATCCTCAGGTTCTGCACAGTCAGTGCCGGAATCAAATGTACCCGACTCGGCAACGACGAAGCGCTTCCCACTTTAGAGCAGGTTGAGCAAACGATCTCAGACCGAAGCTGA
- a CDS encoding DUF1501 domain-containing protein, whose translation MTHTNNSNLNTHRSWSRREFLSRSGGGLGALACASLLATEQQAQANQTARAPHFAPRVKQVIYLFMHGGPSHVDLFDPKPVLEKYAGKPLPESFGNVMTRRKVGQNPLLPSVKKFRKHGESGIEVSEFLPHLAGQVDELCVLRGVHGDSVNHPQSVYQMNTGSILMGKPSLGSWVSYGLGTENQNLPGFVVMPDRGTGIKGGPPAWGSGFLPATYQGTTVRTGETPILHLDRPKGINEHQQRNMLDFINSQNREHLRARGLDGELEARIESYELAFRMQAAAPEAMNFREEPSHIQQLYGIDQPETNEFGTRCLLARRLIERGVRFVQLYSGDTNGWDAHADVLQNHSHYCQATDLPIAGLLTDLRQRGLLDETLVIWGGEFGRMPMSEQGKGRDHNPWGYTVWMAGGGVKPGFTYGATDDVGLRAVEQTVHIHDLHATILHLLGFDHELLTYFHNGRDERLTDVAGRVVHEILA comes from the coding sequence ATGACACACACCAACAACAGCAATCTCAACACTCACAGAAGCTGGAGTCGCCGCGAGTTTCTCTCGAGATCCGGAGGAGGTTTGGGAGCACTCGCATGTGCCAGCCTGCTCGCCACAGAACAGCAAGCCCAAGCAAACCAGACCGCCCGAGCCCCACACTTCGCACCCCGCGTCAAGCAAGTCATCTACCTGTTCATGCATGGCGGTCCCAGCCATGTCGACTTGTTCGATCCGAAACCGGTCCTCGAAAAGTATGCAGGGAAACCTCTGCCTGAGAGTTTCGGAAATGTGATGACTCGGCGGAAAGTCGGTCAAAACCCACTTCTGCCAAGCGTTAAGAAATTCCGAAAGCATGGCGAGTCAGGAATTGAGGTCAGTGAGTTTCTTCCTCATCTGGCTGGCCAAGTCGACGAACTCTGCGTCCTCCGAGGGGTTCACGGAGACAGCGTGAACCATCCGCAGTCAGTGTATCAAATGAACACTGGAAGCATTTTGATGGGCAAGCCAAGTCTGGGCAGTTGGGTCTCTTATGGTTTAGGAACGGAGAACCAAAACCTGCCGGGATTTGTCGTCATGCCCGATCGCGGAACCGGAATCAAAGGTGGTCCGCCAGCTTGGGGAAGTGGATTTCTGCCAGCGACCTACCAGGGGACGACTGTTCGAACCGGAGAGACGCCGATCCTGCATCTGGATCGCCCAAAAGGCATCAACGAACACCAACAGCGAAACATGCTGGACTTCATCAACTCCCAGAATCGCGAACATCTTCGGGCACGAGGATTGGATGGAGAACTTGAAGCACGCATCGAGTCTTACGAACTCGCATTTCGAATGCAGGCTGCCGCACCAGAAGCAATGAACTTTCGTGAGGAACCTTCTCACATCCAACAGCTTTATGGAATCGACCAACCGGAAACGAACGAATTCGGAACTCGTTGCCTGCTCGCACGAAGACTGATCGAGCGTGGAGTTCGGTTTGTTCAATTGTACTCTGGAGACACCAACGGCTGGGACGCTCACGCCGACGTCCTCCAGAACCATTCGCATTACTGCCAGGCCACGGATCTGCCAATTGCCGGTCTGCTGACGGATTTGCGGCAACGTGGTTTGCTGGATGAAACACTCGTCATCTGGGGCGGAGAATTCGGGCGAATGCCGATGAGCGAGCAGGGAAAAGGTCGAGATCACAATCCGTGGGGCTACACCGTTTGGATGGCTGGAGGAGGCGTGAAACCGGGCTTCACTTATGGAGCGACTGACGACGTCGGATTGCGGGCAGTCGAGCAGACCGTGCATATCCACGATTTACATGCCACGATTCTCCACCTGCTCGGATTTGATCACGAACTGCTGACATACTTTCACAATGGTCGCGACGAAAGGTTAACTGACGTCGCTGGCCGAGTTGTCCATGAGATTCTGGCGTGA